In Bos taurus isolate L1 Dominette 01449 registration number 42190680 breed Hereford chromosome 9, ARS-UCD2.0, whole genome shotgun sequence, a single genomic region encodes these proteins:
- the AKAP12 gene encoding A-kinase anchor protein 12 isoform X3: protein MAANSAVVQDITKEGKEEMPEMMEPIPASESSVDELMQPPEPQANDVGFKKVFKFVGFKFTVKKDKTEKSDSVQLLTVKKDESEGAGESDGAGDHPEPSRETGDATPKDGELKQSTEKPEEAPQREPSCAEISLQTESGQAAEEGKDEGEEKQEKESARPADSPTSPVASETASPFRKFFTQGWAGWRKKTSFRKPREEELEASEKKKEQEPEKAEENEKMEEPCEQPPAQEAPESTQDARLSAEYEKVELPPEDQVQAPPEEKPAPLATEVFDEKVEIVAEVHVSTVEKDQEEPKAEAEETVELSPPEKSTETSADLQEAESAEMLKTEEDAGALSGDHSQATELSGDAKSPSTPPEGTVREAEMLSSQERIKVQGSPLKKLFTSTGLKKLSGKKQKGKRGGDEESGEQPSASMDSPDSPDELKGVESSASSPEEPEEITCLEKGVAEAPGQDGEAEEGTTSDGEKKREGGVTPWASFKKMVTPKKRVRRLSESDKEDEADKVKSATLSSTESAASEVQEEAKGNGEEPKPEEPKRKVDTSVSWEALICVGSSKKRARKASSSDDEAGPKPLGGDSQKAEEAGRDKEPGPEAAAAGSQDHEQPPGSSSPEPAGSPSEGEGVSTWETFKRLVTSRKKSKSKLEERSEDSVAGSGAEHAASEAEPGKEESWVSIRKFIPGRRKKRSDGKQEPAAVEEAGPAEANEDDADIPAVVPLSEYDAVEREKTEAQPAPKSQEGPEQKQVDVDVSEELSKSLVHTVSVAVVDGTRAITNIEERAPSWISASVTEPLEQAEGEATPPSEEVLEREVVAEETPIVTKALPESQEVGDDTMASEVELTSEAVTAAETTEASGAEETTDMVSAVSQLTDSPDTTEEPTPVQEVEGGVPDAEDQARRTREVLQAVAEKVREESQLPDDAIQTTQKGQAKILEKVEEAEEGSQALDLKEVMDGVSKVLVQDTETETLTQEKVVAEATAESLGEVPPGTDSAEARELASTCLIETGTGVEAETAPEQAVAPDSTETLTDSETNGSTPVADLDASNLSQPDTIMDVHEDGEVPAGTQSQVPEGEVPPAVKELPAASSDFQLQEERSSKMAEGLEHTDEEEGTVETVAILSKTEMIQETGQCFDEEAKEEPSMEGLALSADTEITEKKITEVVLEEDVTKKVEFQENNIELQSPAKSLPTPAEREMVVEGKRETVEVEATEGNEEKLEHEPAVAVCEELSKQLVQTVNVTIIDGEKEVVSFEGSSPLLASEEEACTGISVQSSEAALALIAAAVEEKVLGEAIKIVETTEALKSAEAHLVLEEESSEKDEEFPAQPGEEDVASTGTESQAESIPTIVSITPGKGIDADLEGDETTSQKQELGGDGEQVGGQEGRESNTGEEDGKAESEISKLEKESCRLVESVIQTAVDRLGSTEETATDVQTQAQLAEADSQEAGQKMEKEESKPQACLVDETQAVEAKEAKEAKEESPLSTGEHAHLSVSKDANEASEKVAATSIEGSRVDDQRLEEVALPSQKKREILETESVLQDDGSAGFGERKKSPSESREDEKGDAAGDPGNQTSIPEDAEASGGSTKESLDTNGPKLKEKGDSQEEKVQSESEKEMKTQTQEETQNQERDLAKPEPTES from the coding sequence ATGGCTGCTAACTCAGCGGTGGTTCAAGACATCACgaaggagggaaaggaggaaatgCCTGAGATGATGGAACCAATCCCTGCCTCGGAAAGCAGCGTGGATGAGCTGATGCAACCCCCTGAGCCCCAGGCTAACGACGTGGGATTTAAGAAGGTGTTCAAGTTTGTTGGCTTCAAATTCACCGTGAAAAAGGATAAAACCGAGAAATCTGACAGCGTGCAGCTCCTCACCGTCAAGAAGGATGAAAGTGAAGGGGCAGGAGAGTCCGACGGGGCTGGTGACCACCCGGAGCCCAGCCGTGAGACGGGGGACGCAACACCCAAAGACGGTGAACTGAAACAGTCCACCGAGAAACCCGAAGAGGCGCCCCAACGTGAGCCGAGCTGCGCGGAAATCTCCCTTCAGACCGAGTCTGGTCAAGCAGCTGAGGAAGGCAAAGATGAAGGAGAAgagaaacaagagaaagaaagcGCCAGACCTGCAGACTCCCCGACTAGTCCCGTGGCCAGCGAAACCGCCTCGCCCTTCAGAAAATTCTTCACTCAAGGCTGGGCCGGCTGGCGCAAAAAGACCAGCTTCAGGAAGCCTcgggaggaggagctggaggcttcagagaagaaaaaggaacaggAGCCAGAAAAAGCCGAAGAAAATGAGAAGATGGAAGAGCCCTGCGAGCAGCCACCTGCCCAGGAGGCTCCTGAGAGCACCCAGGATGCCAGGCTGTCGGCCGAGTATGAAAAAGTGGAGCTGCCCCCTGAAGACCAAGTGCAGGCACCTCCCGAAGAGAAACCAGCCCCGTTAGCAACCGAAGTGTTTGATGAAAAGGTCGAGATTGTCGCCGAAGTCCACGTTAGCACTGTAGAGAAGGACCAGGAAGAGCCGAAAGCCGAAGCGGAAGAAACAGTGGAGCTCTCGCCGCCCGAAAAGTCGACCGAGACGAGCGCCGACCTTCAGGAAGCCGAGTCGGCCGAGATGCTGAAGACAGAGGAAGATGCGGGTGCCCTGAGCGGGGACCACTCCCAGGCAACCGAGCTCAGCGGGGACGCGAAATCGCCGTCCACGCCCCCCGAGGGCACCGTGAGGGAGGCCGAAATGCTGTCCTCGCAGGAGAGAATTAAGGtgcagggaagccctttgaagaAACTATTCACGAGCACCGGCTTGAAAAAGCTCtctggaaagaaacagaaagggaaaCGAGGCGGCGACGAGGAGTCCGGGGAGCAGCCCTCAGCCTCCATGGATTCTCCCGACAGTCCAGACGAACTGAAGGGCGTTGAGAGCTCAGCCTCGTCTCCAGAAGAGCCCGAGGAGATCACCTGCCTGGAGAAAGGGGTGGCGGAGGCCCCGGGACAGGATGGGGAGGCGGAGGAAGGGACCACTTCCGACGGGGAGAAGAAGAGGGAAGGTGGTGTCACTCCCTGGGCATCTTTCAAAAAGATGGTGACGCCCAAGAAACGCGTGCGAAGGCTCTCTGAAAGCGATAAGGAGGACGAGGCAGACAAAGTCAAAAGCGCCACCCTGTCCTCCACAGAGAGCGCGGCCTCCGAAGTACAGGAAGAGGCCAAAGGGAACGGAGAGGAGCCGAAGCCCGAGGAGCCCAAGCGCAAGGTCGACACCTCCGTGTCCTGGGAAGCGCTGATTTGCGTGGGGTCATCCAAGAAGAGAGCCAGAAAAGCATCCTCTTCCGACGATGAAGCAGGGCCGAAACCTCTTGGAGGGGACAGCCAGAAAGCAGAGGAAGCTGGGAGGGACAAGGAGCCGGGCCCGGAGGCAGCCGCTGCCGGTTCCCAGGACCACGAGCAACCGCCGGGAAGCTCCTCACCCGAGCCGGCTGGCAGCCCATCCGAAGGGGAGGGCGtctccacctgggaaacctttaAAAGACTGGTCACCTCGAGAAAAAAATCGAAGTCAAAACTGGAAGAGAGAAGCGAAGACTCTGTAGCTGGGTCTGGCGCAGAACACGCAGCCTCAGAGGCTGAGCCTGGGAAAGAAGAGTCCTGGGTTTCCATCCGGAAGTTTATTCCTGGGCGAAGGAAGAAAAGGTCAGATGGGAAGCAGGAGCCAGCCGCTGTCGAAGAGGCGGGGCCAGCGGAGGCTAACGAGGACGATGCGGACATCCCAGCCGTGGTCCCTCTGTCTGAATACGACGCAGTGGAAAGAGAGAAAACCGAAGCCCAGCCAGCCCCCAAGAGCCAGGAGGGGCCCGAGCAGAAGCAGGTGGATGTCGACGTGTCGGAGGAGCTCAGTAAGAGCCTGGTTCACACCGTGTCGGTGGCTGTCGTGGATGGGACAAGGGCCATTACCAACATCGAAGAAAGGGCACCCTCCTGGATCTCAGCTTCGGTGACAGAACCGCTGGAACAAGCCGAAGGTGAAGCCACACCACCAAGCGAGGAGGTGCTTGAAAGAGAAGTCGTTGCGGAGGAAACCCCCATCGTTACCAAAGCGCTGCCAGAGAGCCAGGAGGTGGGTGATGACACGATGGCCAGCGAGGTGGAATTAACCTCAGAAGCTGTGACAGCCGCTGAAACCACAGAGGCCTCTGGTGCGGAAGAGACCACCGACATGGTTTCGGCTGTCTCTCAGTTAACCGACTCTCCAGACACCACCGAGGAACCGACACCAGTGCAAGAGGTGGAGGGAGGCGTGCCTGACGCGGAGGACCAGGCGAGAAGGACCCGAGAGGTGCTGCAGGCTGTTGCAGAAAAAGTTAGAGAAGAGTCACAGCTGCCAGATGACGCCATCCAGACAACCCAGAAAGgacaagcaaaaatactggagaaagTGGAAGAGGCCGAGGAGGGATCTCAGGCCCTAGATCTGAAGGAAGTGATGGATGGAGTATCCAAAGTGCTTGTCCAAGATACTGAAACTGAGACTTTGACACAGGAGAAGGTGGTTGCAGAGGCCACCGCAGAAAGCTTGGGAGAAGTTCCTCCAGGCACAGACAGTGCAGAGGCCAGGGAGCTGGCGAGCACTTGTCTTATTGAAACCGGGACTGGGGTAGAAGCAGAGACTGCCCCAGAGCAGGCTGTTGCTCCTGACTCAACTGAAACCCTCACGGACAGTGAGACCAATGGAAGCACCCCAGTAGCAGATCTTGACGCTTCAAATCTAAGCCAGCCAGACACGATCATGGATGTCCATGAAGATGGTGAGGTTCCAGCCGGCACTCAGTCCCAGGTCCCCGAAGGCGAGgtgcctcctgcagtgaaagAGCTGCCTGCAGCATCTTCTGATTTTCAGTTGCAGGAGGAAAGGTCTTCAAAGATGGCAGAGGGTCTAGAACACACggatgaagaggagggaacaGTGGAGACTGTAGCCATCCTTTCAAAGACTGAGATGATTCAAGAGACTGGCCAGTGCTTTGATGAGGAAGCCAAAGAAGAACCATCCATGGAAGGACTTGCCTTGTCTGCCGACACAGAAATAACTGAGAAAAAGATAACTGAAGTTGTCCTTGAGGAGGACGTTACTAAGAAAGTTGAATTTCAAGAGAATAATATAGAACTCCAGAGTCCTGCTAAGTCTCTTCCAACCccagcagagagagagatggtagttgaagggaaaagggaaacagtggaagtggAGGCAACTGAAGGGAATGAAGAGAAACTTGAGCACGAACCAGCTGTGGCCGTATGTGAAGAGCTCAGTAAGCAACTGGTTCAGACAGTGAATGTCACCATCATCGATGGGGAAAAGGAAGTCGTCAGTTTTGAAGGAAGTTCTCCCCTGCTGGCTTCCGAGGAAGAGGCATGCACGGGAATCTCAGTTCAAAGCTCTGAGGCAGCATTAGCTCTAATAGCTGCAGCCGTGGAGGAGAAGGTCTTAGGAGAAGCTATCAAGATTGTAGAAACAACCGAGGCTTTGAAATCTGCAGAAGCTCATCTAGTACTGGAAGAAGAGTCCTCAGAAAAAGACGAAGAGTTTCCTGCCCAGCCTGGGGAAGAAGATGTGGCATCCACAGGGACTGAGTCTCAAGCAGAATCAATACCGACGATAGTATCTATTACGCCTGGAAAAGGCATCGACGCTGACCTGGAAGGAGATGAAACCACATCACAGAAACAGGAGTTGGGTGGAGACGGTGAGCAGGTTGGTGGTCAGGAAGGCAGAGAGAGCAACACAGGAGAGGAAGACGGCAAGGCGGAAAGTGAGATTTCGAAACTTGAGAAGGAGAGCTGCAGACTTGTAGAGAGCGTGATTCAGACAGCCGTCGACCGTTTGGGGAGTACAGAAGAAACGGCCACCGATGTCCAGACCCAGGCTCAACTGGCAGAAGCCGACAGCCAGGAAGCTGGgcagaaaatggagaaagaagaaagcaaaccTCAGGCCTGCCTGGTGGATGAAACACAAGCCGTAGAAGCCAAAGAGGCCAAAGAAGCCAAAGAGGAGTCCCCACTAAGCACCGGCGAACATGCGCATCTCAGTGTTTCCAAAGATGCGAATGAAGCTTCAGAGAAGGTGGCAGCCACTAGCATAGAAGGTTCCAGGGTAGACGACCAGCGGCTTGAAGAGGTAGCTCTCCCAtcccagaaaaagagagaaatcctTGAAACAGAGTCTGTGCTGCAAGATGACGGCAGTGCCGGgtttggagaaagaaagaagtccCCATCTGAATCCCGAGAGGATGAAAAAGGTGATGCTGCCGGTGACCCTGGAAACCAAACCTCAATCCCAGAGGATGCTGAGGCCTCGGGAGGCTCAACCAAAGAGTCCCTAGATACAAATGGACCCAAACTGAAAGAGAAGGGAGACAGCCAGGAGGAAAAGGTGCAGAGCGAGTCggaaaaagagatgaaaacacaAACACAGGAGGAGACACAGAACCAAGAGAGAGATCTGGCAAAACCCGAACCCACGGAATCCTAA
- the AKAP12 gene encoding A-kinase anchor protein 12 isoform X4 yields the protein MPWWNSLCFGQRESEDVSERDSDKEMAANSAVVQDITKEGKEEMPEMMEPIPASESSVDELMQPPEPQANDVGFKKVFKFVGFKFTVKKDKTEKSDSVQLLTVKKDESEGAGESDGAGDHPEPSRETGDATPKDGELKQSTEKPEEAPQREPSCAEISLQTESGQAAEEGKDEGEEKQEKESARPADSPTSPVASETASPFRKFFTQGWAGWRKKTSFRKPREEELEASEKKKEQEPEKAEENEKMEEPCEQPPAQEAPESTQDARLSAEYEKVELPPEDQVQAPPEEKPAPLATEVFDEKVEIVAEVHVSTVEKDQEEPKAEAEETVELSPPEKSTETSADLQEAESAEMLKTEEDAGALSGDHSQATELSGDAKSPSTPPEGTVREAEMLSSQERIKVQGSPLKKLFTSTGLKKLSGKKQKGKRGGDEESGEQPSASMDSPDSPDELKGVESSASSPEEPEEITCLEKGVAEAPGQDGEAEEGTTSDGEKKREGGVTPWASFKKMVTPKKRVRRLSESDKEDEADKVKSATLSSTESAASEVQEEAKGNGEEPKPEEPKRKVDTSVSWEALICVGSSKKRARKASSSDDEAGPKPLGGDSQKAEEAGRDKEPGPEAAAAGSQDHEQPPGSSSPEPAGSPSEGEGVSTWETFKRLVTSRKKSKSKLEERSEDSVAGSGAEHAASEAEPGKEESWVSIRKFIPGRRKKRSDGKQEPAAVEEAGPAEANEDDADIPAVVPLSEYDAVEREKTEAQPAPKSQEGPEQKQVDVDVSEELSKSLVHTVSVAVVDGTRAITNIEERAPSWISASVTEPLEQAEGEATPPSEEVLEREVVAEETPIVTKALPESQEVGDDTMASEVELTSEAVTAAETTEASGAEETTDMVSAVSQLTDSPDTTEEPTPVQEVEGGVPDAEDQARRTREVLQAVAEKVREESQLPDDAIQTTQKGQAKILEKVEEAEEGSQALDLKEVMDGVSKVLVQDTETETLTQEKVVAEATAESLGEVPPGTDSAEARELASTCLIETGTGVEAETAPEQAVAPDSTETLTDSETNGSTPVADLDASNLSQPDTIMDVHEDGEVPAGTQSQVPEGEVPPAVKELPAASSDFQLQEERSSKMAEGLEHTDEEEGTVETVAILSKTEMIQETGQCFDEEAKEEPSMEGLALSADTEITEKKITEVVLEEDVTKKVEFQENNIELQSPAKSLPTPAEREMVVEGKRETVEVEATEGNEEKLEHEPAVAVCEELSKQLVQTVNVTIIDGEKEVVSFEGSSPLLASEEEACTGISVQSSEAALALIAAAVEEKVLGEAIKIVETTEALKSAEAHLVLEEESSEKDEEFPAQPGEEDVASTGTESQAESIPTIVSITPGKGIDADLEGDETTSQKQELGGDGEQVGGQEGRESNTGEEDGKAESEISKLEKESCRLVESVIQTAVDRLGSTEETATDVQTQAQLAEADSQEAGQKMEKEESKPQACLVDETQAVEAKEAKEAKEESPLSTGEHAHLSVSKDANEASEKVAATSIEGSRVDDQRLEEVALPSQKKREILETESVLQDDGSAGFGERKKSPSESREDEKGDAAGDPGNQTSIPEDAEASGGSTKESLDTNGPKLKEKGDSQEEKVQSESEKEMKTQTQEETQNQERDLAKPEPTES from the coding sequence TTGGACAAAGAGAGTCTGAAGATGTGAGTGAAAGGGACTCAGACAAAGAGATGGCTGCTAACTCAGCGGTGGTTCAAGACATCACgaaggagggaaaggaggaaatgCCTGAGATGATGGAACCAATCCCTGCCTCGGAAAGCAGCGTGGATGAGCTGATGCAACCCCCTGAGCCCCAGGCTAACGACGTGGGATTTAAGAAGGTGTTCAAGTTTGTTGGCTTCAAATTCACCGTGAAAAAGGATAAAACCGAGAAATCTGACAGCGTGCAGCTCCTCACCGTCAAGAAGGATGAAAGTGAAGGGGCAGGAGAGTCCGACGGGGCTGGTGACCACCCGGAGCCCAGCCGTGAGACGGGGGACGCAACACCCAAAGACGGTGAACTGAAACAGTCCACCGAGAAACCCGAAGAGGCGCCCCAACGTGAGCCGAGCTGCGCGGAAATCTCCCTTCAGACCGAGTCTGGTCAAGCAGCTGAGGAAGGCAAAGATGAAGGAGAAgagaaacaagagaaagaaagcGCCAGACCTGCAGACTCCCCGACTAGTCCCGTGGCCAGCGAAACCGCCTCGCCCTTCAGAAAATTCTTCACTCAAGGCTGGGCCGGCTGGCGCAAAAAGACCAGCTTCAGGAAGCCTcgggaggaggagctggaggcttcagagaagaaaaaggaacaggAGCCAGAAAAAGCCGAAGAAAATGAGAAGATGGAAGAGCCCTGCGAGCAGCCACCTGCCCAGGAGGCTCCTGAGAGCACCCAGGATGCCAGGCTGTCGGCCGAGTATGAAAAAGTGGAGCTGCCCCCTGAAGACCAAGTGCAGGCACCTCCCGAAGAGAAACCAGCCCCGTTAGCAACCGAAGTGTTTGATGAAAAGGTCGAGATTGTCGCCGAAGTCCACGTTAGCACTGTAGAGAAGGACCAGGAAGAGCCGAAAGCCGAAGCGGAAGAAACAGTGGAGCTCTCGCCGCCCGAAAAGTCGACCGAGACGAGCGCCGACCTTCAGGAAGCCGAGTCGGCCGAGATGCTGAAGACAGAGGAAGATGCGGGTGCCCTGAGCGGGGACCACTCCCAGGCAACCGAGCTCAGCGGGGACGCGAAATCGCCGTCCACGCCCCCCGAGGGCACCGTGAGGGAGGCCGAAATGCTGTCCTCGCAGGAGAGAATTAAGGtgcagggaagccctttgaagaAACTATTCACGAGCACCGGCTTGAAAAAGCTCtctggaaagaaacagaaagggaaaCGAGGCGGCGACGAGGAGTCCGGGGAGCAGCCCTCAGCCTCCATGGATTCTCCCGACAGTCCAGACGAACTGAAGGGCGTTGAGAGCTCAGCCTCGTCTCCAGAAGAGCCCGAGGAGATCACCTGCCTGGAGAAAGGGGTGGCGGAGGCCCCGGGACAGGATGGGGAGGCGGAGGAAGGGACCACTTCCGACGGGGAGAAGAAGAGGGAAGGTGGTGTCACTCCCTGGGCATCTTTCAAAAAGATGGTGACGCCCAAGAAACGCGTGCGAAGGCTCTCTGAAAGCGATAAGGAGGACGAGGCAGACAAAGTCAAAAGCGCCACCCTGTCCTCCACAGAGAGCGCGGCCTCCGAAGTACAGGAAGAGGCCAAAGGGAACGGAGAGGAGCCGAAGCCCGAGGAGCCCAAGCGCAAGGTCGACACCTCCGTGTCCTGGGAAGCGCTGATTTGCGTGGGGTCATCCAAGAAGAGAGCCAGAAAAGCATCCTCTTCCGACGATGAAGCAGGGCCGAAACCTCTTGGAGGGGACAGCCAGAAAGCAGAGGAAGCTGGGAGGGACAAGGAGCCGGGCCCGGAGGCAGCCGCTGCCGGTTCCCAGGACCACGAGCAACCGCCGGGAAGCTCCTCACCCGAGCCGGCTGGCAGCCCATCCGAAGGGGAGGGCGtctccacctgggaaacctttaAAAGACTGGTCACCTCGAGAAAAAAATCGAAGTCAAAACTGGAAGAGAGAAGCGAAGACTCTGTAGCTGGGTCTGGCGCAGAACACGCAGCCTCAGAGGCTGAGCCTGGGAAAGAAGAGTCCTGGGTTTCCATCCGGAAGTTTATTCCTGGGCGAAGGAAGAAAAGGTCAGATGGGAAGCAGGAGCCAGCCGCTGTCGAAGAGGCGGGGCCAGCGGAGGCTAACGAGGACGATGCGGACATCCCAGCCGTGGTCCCTCTGTCTGAATACGACGCAGTGGAAAGAGAGAAAACCGAAGCCCAGCCAGCCCCCAAGAGCCAGGAGGGGCCCGAGCAGAAGCAGGTGGATGTCGACGTGTCGGAGGAGCTCAGTAAGAGCCTGGTTCACACCGTGTCGGTGGCTGTCGTGGATGGGACAAGGGCCATTACCAACATCGAAGAAAGGGCACCCTCCTGGATCTCAGCTTCGGTGACAGAACCGCTGGAACAAGCCGAAGGTGAAGCCACACCACCAAGCGAGGAGGTGCTTGAAAGAGAAGTCGTTGCGGAGGAAACCCCCATCGTTACCAAAGCGCTGCCAGAGAGCCAGGAGGTGGGTGATGACACGATGGCCAGCGAGGTGGAATTAACCTCAGAAGCTGTGACAGCCGCTGAAACCACAGAGGCCTCTGGTGCGGAAGAGACCACCGACATGGTTTCGGCTGTCTCTCAGTTAACCGACTCTCCAGACACCACCGAGGAACCGACACCAGTGCAAGAGGTGGAGGGAGGCGTGCCTGACGCGGAGGACCAGGCGAGAAGGACCCGAGAGGTGCTGCAGGCTGTTGCAGAAAAAGTTAGAGAAGAGTCACAGCTGCCAGATGACGCCATCCAGACAACCCAGAAAGgacaagcaaaaatactggagaaagTGGAAGAGGCCGAGGAGGGATCTCAGGCCCTAGATCTGAAGGAAGTGATGGATGGAGTATCCAAAGTGCTTGTCCAAGATACTGAAACTGAGACTTTGACACAGGAGAAGGTGGTTGCAGAGGCCACCGCAGAAAGCTTGGGAGAAGTTCCTCCAGGCACAGACAGTGCAGAGGCCAGGGAGCTGGCGAGCACTTGTCTTATTGAAACCGGGACTGGGGTAGAAGCAGAGACTGCCCCAGAGCAGGCTGTTGCTCCTGACTCAACTGAAACCCTCACGGACAGTGAGACCAATGGAAGCACCCCAGTAGCAGATCTTGACGCTTCAAATCTAAGCCAGCCAGACACGATCATGGATGTCCATGAAGATGGTGAGGTTCCAGCCGGCACTCAGTCCCAGGTCCCCGAAGGCGAGgtgcctcctgcagtgaaagAGCTGCCTGCAGCATCTTCTGATTTTCAGTTGCAGGAGGAAAGGTCTTCAAAGATGGCAGAGGGTCTAGAACACACggatgaagaggagggaacaGTGGAGACTGTAGCCATCCTTTCAAAGACTGAGATGATTCAAGAGACTGGCCAGTGCTTTGATGAGGAAGCCAAAGAAGAACCATCCATGGAAGGACTTGCCTTGTCTGCCGACACAGAAATAACTGAGAAAAAGATAACTGAAGTTGTCCTTGAGGAGGACGTTACTAAGAAAGTTGAATTTCAAGAGAATAATATAGAACTCCAGAGTCCTGCTAAGTCTCTTCCAACCccagcagagagagagatggtagttgaagggaaaagggaaacagtggaagtggAGGCAACTGAAGGGAATGAAGAGAAACTTGAGCACGAACCAGCTGTGGCCGTATGTGAAGAGCTCAGTAAGCAACTGGTTCAGACAGTGAATGTCACCATCATCGATGGGGAAAAGGAAGTCGTCAGTTTTGAAGGAAGTTCTCCCCTGCTGGCTTCCGAGGAAGAGGCATGCACGGGAATCTCAGTTCAAAGCTCTGAGGCAGCATTAGCTCTAATAGCTGCAGCCGTGGAGGAGAAGGTCTTAGGAGAAGCTATCAAGATTGTAGAAACAACCGAGGCTTTGAAATCTGCAGAAGCTCATCTAGTACTGGAAGAAGAGTCCTCAGAAAAAGACGAAGAGTTTCCTGCCCAGCCTGGGGAAGAAGATGTGGCATCCACAGGGACTGAGTCTCAAGCAGAATCAATACCGACGATAGTATCTATTACGCCTGGAAAAGGCATCGACGCTGACCTGGAAGGAGATGAAACCACATCACAGAAACAGGAGTTGGGTGGAGACGGTGAGCAGGTTGGTGGTCAGGAAGGCAGAGAGAGCAACACAGGAGAGGAAGACGGCAAGGCGGAAAGTGAGATTTCGAAACTTGAGAAGGAGAGCTGCAGACTTGTAGAGAGCGTGATTCAGACAGCCGTCGACCGTTTGGGGAGTACAGAAGAAACGGCCACCGATGTCCAGACCCAGGCTCAACTGGCAGAAGCCGACAGCCAGGAAGCTGGgcagaaaatggagaaagaagaaagcaaaccTCAGGCCTGCCTGGTGGATGAAACACAAGCCGTAGAAGCCAAAGAGGCCAAAGAAGCCAAAGAGGAGTCCCCACTAAGCACCGGCGAACATGCGCATCTCAGTGTTTCCAAAGATGCGAATGAAGCTTCAGAGAAGGTGGCAGCCACTAGCATAGAAGGTTCCAGGGTAGACGACCAGCGGCTTGAAGAGGTAGCTCTCCCAtcccagaaaaagagagaaatcctTGAAACAGAGTCTGTGCTGCAAGATGACGGCAGTGCCGGgtttggagaaagaaagaagtccCCATCTGAATCCCGAGAGGATGAAAAAGGTGATGCTGCCGGTGACCCTGGAAACCAAACCTCAATCCCAGAGGATGCTGAGGCCTCGGGAGGCTCAACCAAAGAGTCCCTAGATACAAATGGACCCAAACTGAAAGAGAAGGGAGACAGCCAGGAGGAAAAGGTGCAGAGCGAGTCggaaaaagagatgaaaacacaAACACAGGAGGAGACACAGAACCAAGAGAGAGATCTGGCAAAACCCGAACCCACGGAATCCTAA